A window of Synechococcus sp. WH 8109 genomic DNA:
CACCAGTGATTCCCTCAGTCATGGAAGGTCGAACAAGCGAGCCTGCTCGGCAGCAGCACGCACCACGATGGCGTGGCGCTGCACCAGGGGGGCGAGGGCGTCGTAGCCGCCGCCAATCACCGTTGCGGTTGGAATCCTGCGGCGCAGGCAGGCATCGAGTACGAGTCGATCGCGCATGTTTAATCCCGCATCGCTGAGGTCGAGCCGGCCGAGCCGATCATCGCGATGGGGGTCGACGCCCGCGTTGTAGAGCACCAAGTCCGGCGCGATGGTGTCCAAGGCATCGGGCAACCGGTCGGCAATGGCAGCGAGATAGTCGTCGTCGTTGGTGCCGTCGGCGAGGGGGATATCGATATCCCCGTCCACTTTGCGCAAGGGGAAATTGCTGGCGGCGTGCACCGAAAGGGTGGTCACCCTGGGGTCGTGTTGAAAGCAGGCTGCCGAACCATCCCCTTGGTGCACATCGAGATCCACGATCAGAATCCGCCTCACCTCTCCTGTTCCCAGCAACACCCGTGCGGCGACAGCGCAGTCGTTGAAGATGCAGAAACCACTCCCGAAGCCTGGGTGGGCGTGGTGGGTGCCGCCCGCCAGATGTGAGGCCAAGCCCCGCTTGAGAGCCAGTCGTGCCGTCAACAGGGTGCCGCCCACGGCAAGCCAGGTGCGCTGCACCAAAGGCCGTGTGGCCGGAAGCCCGATGCGACGTTGCTCCGGTCGGGTCAGGCGATCACGGCTGAAGGCTTCGTGATATCTGCGGGGATGAACGCTCTCCAGATCTCTGCGGGCGATGCTCAGGGGCCGATGCACCTCGTCGGCCTGGACGACCCCCTGCTCTAGCAGGAGTTGATGCAGCAGCCGGAACTTCGCCATCGGAAAGCGATGGGTGCTCGGCAGCGGCGCGGAGTAGTGCGGGTGGTAAACGACC
This region includes:
- a CDS encoding histone deacetylase encodes the protein MPLPVVYHPHYSAPLPSTHRFPMAKFRLLHQLLLEQGVVQADEVHRPLSIARRDLESVHPRRYHEAFSRDRLTRPEQRRIGLPATRPLVQRTWLAVGGTLLTARLALKRGLASHLAGGTHHAHPGFGSGFCIFNDCAVAARVLLGTGEVRRILIVDLDVHQGDGSAACFQHDPRVTTLSVHAASNFPLRKVDGDIDIPLADGTNDDDYLAAIADRLPDALDTIAPDLVLYNAGVDPHRDDRLGRLDLSDAGLNMRDRLVLDACLRRRIPTATVIGGGYDALAPLVQRHAIVVRAAAEQARLFDLP